The DNA region TAGATAAGCTTGTATTATTGATCTTCTTTCATTTTGCTTTATCATTAGATGGCTTAATGCATCAAGTAATTTAAAATAAAAATTATCAATATCTTCTATATCTCTAAAATGAGAATAAAAAAGTTTAATAAATCTTTGCCAACAATACATTTTTTTTGCATCTAAAATCCATTGATAATTTAGTTGCATAACATCTCTTAATCTTCCAATATCACTTCTTAATGTATTTTCTAATTCAAAATCAATCTTATATCCTACATTTATATTTGAGTGTTTAGCTCCATAAAATCTGTAAGTAGTATATATTTTATTTTCAGTTAAGATAGTTACTATTAAATCATCATCTTTAACAGGCTTAGTATCTAAAATGTATCCTTGCATCTATATAAACTCTTTTCGGTGTTACTTTTATATATAAAAATTATAACAAATATAATATAGATATATGCTTCAAATAAAAAATATGATAATATATTATTTAAATGATAATAAAGGAAATTTAATGGCAAAATTTGAAAATGTAAGTATCGCAAAAGCTGCAAATATTTTCTATGAAGGTAATATCACAAGTAGATCAATTGAATTTCAAGATGGTTCAAGAAAAACGTTAGGAATTATGCTTCCAGGTGAATATGAATTAAATACTATAAATAAAGAAATTATAGATATTCAAACAGGTCAATTAGAAGTAATGTTACCTGCTGAAGATTGGATGGAAGTTAGTGCTCCTGCATCTTTTGAAGTACCTGCAAACTCAAAATTTAAATTAAGAGTTAAGAAATTAGTTGATTATTGTTGTACTTTTGTTAAATAATAATTGTCATTGACAATGCGATTATTTAATCGCATTGTATAAATGTTTTAATATAATATATCTTCTTTTACTTCATGAAATTTTAATACTTTTTTACCATAATGATTTTTCATAAATGTATTTGCTTCTTTTTGTGTTTTAAAAGGAATCAACTCTTTACCCATTGGTCCATATACATTTGAACCAATAACATAAAAAGCTTTCTTTGCATCAATTTTTTCCAATGTATAATAATCACTTACAATTATATTTTTCATCTCATCTTTTGTATGAGAATGTGAAAATTTAGAAGGATTTAAATAGAATTTAAACATATCTTTTGCACCATCAAAATAGTGAGTATGGCTATTATTTACTTCTATTAAAGCTGCCCATTTTGGATGTTTTGCTACATACATTCCACAAACTGGACATTTTGCATCTTTTGGAATAGATATTTTTTTATTTGTATTGTCTGCTAAACTTGGATCAAATTTGTATATAGCAACAGCTTGAATCATCATTGGTTTTACATTTTTACAAATATTATTATCAATTAAATATTTTTTTGCTTGCGCAACTGTATGAAATTTTGGTGTATCTGTTTTTATACACATTGTTTCATATATTTTTTTACCTTTTTTTGCCATTTTTACTCTTTTCTTGTCTATCATAGTATTATCTTTTGGCAAACTATTTATAGCAATGTTTAAAGCTTCTTCAAATGTTTTTATCTCTCCACCAAACTTTTTTTGAAAAGATGTAGCATTCTTTTTATCTTTAAATGCATATTTACTTATCATACTCATTGTTCCTGGTTTTGAGCTACCTACAACATAATAAGCTTTTTTTGCATCAATTAAATTAAGTGTTTTTGTATCTACTACTTGAATAGACTTAATATTATTTTTATGATTTTTATAAACTTCTGATAAGCAGTGTAATGAACAATATTGTTGTTTTTTTCCATCTTTAAATTCAACAGCATGAGATGTTTTATTGAATTTTATAAGGTTCATTCCACATATATCACATGAATATTTTGTTTTATCTGTTTTTACTAATTTTGCATCTTTTTTCTCAACAGTTTGGAACATCATGTGATTATGCTGATGATTCATATCCATTGCAGCAAATAAACTAAGATTAAAAAGCAAGAAAAAAAGTATTACTTTTTTTAACATATAACTCTCCTATATTTTTTTTTATTTTATAAAATTAGAGTTAATTATGTGTTAACTGATTAAAAAAGTGTCTATACTTTCGGGGTTATTCCGCGTATTAGTATTAATAGAGGATTGATTTTATTTAATGTTTTATAAAATTTAATTGTGGCTCTATAAAAAAAGTAATATATTATATTGTAAAAATATTCTATTTCTTTCAATTCCCTTCCTTTAATGGATAATAATATGCTTTATTTATACTATTTCATATATTTTCTTGCATAAAAAACTATTCCACCACCTAAAAATATTAAAAGCATATCCATAAAGAAAAAATAATTTATTTCATTTATATTAAAATATAATCCTATAAAACTTATAATATACCCAACTGTTTGTAATATAGATTTTTTATCTATATAATTTCTTTTTTTTTCTATGTTTTGTGTATCTTTATATTTAAAAACTTCATATATATATGGATTTATAAGAACTATAGAAATAATAATTGTAATATAAACTAAAATATTCTCAGTATTATTTAATTGAGTATCATATTTAGATATGAAATAAATACTTACAAAAAGTAATATTATTCCAATTATTGCTTTATTTTTATTTGTAATCATTTTGTTTTCACCCAATATTAATTATATTTTTCAATACTTCTTAAATAAGGGAATAAAAGATACATTCCATATATTCCAAATATTAAAGAAATAATTATAGTAAAATCACCAAAAAAGTTATTGATTGGATCGTTTAAATCAATTAATAAAATAAAATTTAAAAATATTAAAACTACACCTATAATTGCTTTTTTGCCTAAATTATTATTTGTATCTTTTTTCATTTTTATCCTTTGAAATATTATCTACTATATAAGTTAAGTATGGTTTTACAAAAAGTTCATTTGCTATTGATAATCGTTTGTCTCCATCTATAAAAATATCTAAAGTAGTATTTAACCCTAATTTTGTAATGTAAATACTTCCATCTTCTTGTGCTAATCTAGATTTTATATAATTTGATATTCCTCCTACAATCGCAAAAAAAACTTTTGAATGAGGTATTGGAGGAGAACTCAAAAAAGCAACAGTACAAAAATTTTCTACATGTCCTAAACCTCTTATAGTACCACTTTTCAATTGAGATAAAAACTCTTCTTGATTCTCTTCATATATTTTATTTAAATAATCTTTTCTTTTTATATTATTATTAATTATATTTCTTGCTTCTTCTATATTCATATCATTTGGAATATAAGGTTGTGCCAAGTTATTTATCCAATGATTACTTGTATCAATATGAGTTTCTTTTTTATGTCCTTTTTTTTCTTTAAATAGTTCCGCAAATAGTTCTACTGTTTTTACTTCTACTTTTATATTATCACTATTTTCTTTAATTTTATTTTTTACAAATTTTAAAATTTCAGAAGATGTTTTTACTTCCTTTTTATATACTATATCAATTTTATTATTATAGTTTTTATTTTCTTTAATTATTTTCTCTTTTAAATTTACTTGTTGTATAAATATTTCATCATTTTTTGAGCCAGTTAGAGTATAAAATAGGAAGTGAAGTTTTTTCTTTTCTTCCTCTACTTCTATCCAAACTTCTTTTTCATACTCTCTTGTTATTTCTTCATTATTATCTACATCAATCCATCCTGAAACATATTTGACTTTTGAGGAGTCTATTTTTAACTCATCTGCTAAGCTTAAGATTGTAAAGTTTTTCTCTACTTTTGTATTCTCTTGTACTTTTTCTTCATACTCTTTTTGTGCTAATACTTTTTTATTTTTATCAAAAAGTTTTAAAATTACTTTTACTTCTTGTCCTATTTGTACATTTACTGTTTTTGCTGTTAGTTTTATCTTATCA from Malaciobacter molluscorum LMG 25693 includes:
- the recO gene encoding recombination protein RecO produces the protein MQGYILDTKPVKDDDLIVTILTENKIYTTYRFYGAKHSNINVGYKIDFELENTLRSDIGRLRDVMQLNYQWILDAKKMYCWQRFIKLFYSHFRDIEDIDNFYFKLLDALSHLMIKQNERRSIIQAYLKLLEHEGRLHTDYNCFLCDIEIEDKISLVRSFVPAHPQCTFAKKFDLYKVKEMFEENSLISFDEEEIDYLWNILLQGL
- the ppnP gene encoding pyrimidine/purine nucleoside phosphorylase, whose protein sequence is MAKFENVSIAKAANIFYEGNITSRSIEFQDGSRKTLGIMLPGEYELNTINKEIIDIQTGQLEVMLPAEDWMEVSAPASFEVPANSKFKLRVKKLVDYCCTFVK
- a CDS encoding nitrous oxide reductase accessory protein NosL; protein product: MLKKVILFFLLFNLSLFAAMDMNHQHNHMMFQTVEKKDAKLVKTDKTKYSCDICGMNLIKFNKTSHAVEFKDGKKQQYCSLHCLSEVYKNHKNNIKSIQVVDTKTLNLIDAKKAYYVVGSSKPGTMSMISKYAFKDKKNATSFQKKFGGEIKTFEEALNIAINSLPKDNTMIDKKRVKMAKKGKKIYETMCIKTDTPKFHTVAQAKKYLIDNNICKNVKPMMIQAVAIYKFDPSLADNTNKKISIPKDAKCPVCGMYVAKHPKWAALIEVNNSHTHYFDGAKDMFKFYLNPSKFSHSHTKDEMKNIIVSDYYTLEKIDAKKAFYVIGSNVYGPMGKELIPFKTQKEANTFMKNHYGKKVLKFHEVKEDILY